From a region of the Streptococcus ruminantium genome:
- the rpsR gene encoding 30S ribosomal protein S18, which translates to MAQQRRGGFKRRKKVDYIAANKIEYVDYKDTELLSRFISERGKILPRRVTGTSAKNQRKVTTAIKRARVMALLPFVNED; encoded by the coding sequence ATGGCTCAACAACGTCGTGGCGGTTTCAAGCGCCGTAAAAAAGTTGACTATATCGCAGCTAACAAAATTGAATATGTTGATTACAAAGATACTGAACTTCTTAGCCGTTTCATTTCTGAACGTGGAAAAATCCTTCCACGTCGTGTGACTGGAACATCAGCTAAAAACCAACGTAAAGTAACAACAGCAATCAAACGTGCTCGCGTTATGGCACTTTTACCATTCGTAAATGAAGATTAA
- a CDS encoding single-stranded DNA-binding protein: MINNVVLVGRMTRDAELRYTPSNQAVATFTLAVNRNFKNQNGEREADFINVVIWRQQAENLANWAKKGALIGVTGRIQTRSYDNQQGQRVYVTEVVAESFQLLESRSVREGQGGYSTGSSFAGGNDYNSSYQAPSQSTPNFAREESPFGTSNPMDISDDDLPF; this comes from the coding sequence ATGATAAATAATGTAGTATTGGTTGGTCGTATGACCCGCGATGCAGAACTTCGTTACACCCCGTCTAATCAGGCTGTTGCGACTTTTACTTTAGCGGTCAACCGTAATTTTAAAAATCAAAACGGTGAGCGTGAAGCGGACTTTATCAACGTAGTGATTTGGCGCCAACAAGCTGAAAATTTGGCGAATTGGGCTAAGAAAGGTGCACTGATTGGTGTTACAGGTCGTATCCAGACCCGTAGTTATGATAATCAACAAGGGCAACGTGTCTACGTTACAGAAGTCGTTGCAGAAAGTTTTCAACTTCTTGAGAGTCGCTCTGTTCGTGAAGGACAAGGCGGTTATTCTACTGGTTCTTCATTTGCTGGGGGAAATGATTATAACTCATCTTATCAAGCACCATCACAATCTACACCGAACTTCGCTCGAGAAGAAAGTCCATTTGGGACAAGCAATCCGATGGACATATCAGACGATGACCTACCGTTCTAA
- the rpsF gene encoding 30S ribosomal protein S6, translated as MAKYEILYIIRPNIEEEAKNALVARFDSILTDNGATIVESKAWEKRRLAYEINDFREGLYHVVNVEASNDEALREFDRLSKINSDILRHMIVKLDA; from the coding sequence ATGGCTAAATACGAAATTCTTTATATTATTCGTCCAAACATTGAAGAAGAAGCTAAAAATGCTTTGGTAGCACGCTTTGACTCTATCTTGACTGACAACGGTGCAACAATCGTTGAATCAAAAGCATGGGAAAAACGTCGCCTTGCGTACGAAATCAATGATTTCCGTGAAGGCCTTTACCATGTCGTTAACGTTGAAGCAAGCAACGATGAAGCTCTCAGAGAGTTTGACCGTTTGTCAAAAATCAACAGCGACATTCTTCGTCACATGATTGTCAAACTTGACGCGTAA
- a CDS encoding lipoate--protein ligase, translating into MKYIINNSNDPAYNIALEAYAFKELTDIDEIFILWINEPAIIIGKHQNAIEEINKEFTDEKGIHVVRRLSGGGAVYHDLNNLNYTIISNKADEGAFDFKTFSKPVIDTLATLGVEANFTGRNDLEIDGKKICGNAQAYAKGRMMHHGCLLFDVDMSVLASALKVSKDKIESKGVKSVRARVTNINNELPEKMTVLEFKEAILNQMKQEYPDMDEYILSEDDLARIQKIRDTQFATWDWTYGQTPEYTVERSIRYQAGKITTYIKTEKSVIESIKIYGDFFGIGDVSDIESLLVGTRYEYVDVLSKLQEIDTTHYFSRMTTEEVAKAIVA; encoded by the coding sequence ATGAAATACATCATAAATAACAGCAACGACCCAGCATATAATATCGCTCTTGAAGCCTATGCCTTCAAGGAATTGACTGATATTGATGAGATTTTCATCCTTTGGATTAATGAACCTGCCATTATTATCGGCAAGCATCAAAATGCCATTGAAGAAATCAATAAAGAATTTACCGATGAAAAAGGAATTCATGTCGTTCGCCGTCTATCAGGTGGTGGAGCAGTTTATCATGACCTTAACAATCTTAACTATACTATTATCTCTAACAAGGCGGATGAAGGAGCTTTTGATTTCAAAACCTTTTCCAAGCCTGTGATTGACACTCTGGCAACTCTGGGTGTGGAGGCCAATTTTACAGGTCGTAACGATCTTGAAATCGATGGAAAGAAAATCTGTGGCAATGCCCAAGCCTATGCTAAAGGGCGAATGATGCACCACGGTTGCTTACTCTTTGATGTAGATATGTCTGTTCTTGCTAGTGCTCTTAAAGTGAGCAAGGACAAGATTGAATCCAAGGGAGTAAAGTCTGTTCGCGCTCGTGTGACGAATATCAACAATGAGTTACCTGAGAAGATGACCGTTCTGGAATTTAAGGAGGCCATTCTTAATCAGATGAAACAGGAATATCCAGATATGGACGAATACATTCTTTCAGAAGATGATTTGGCTCGTATCCAGAAAATTCGTGATACACAATTTGCGACTTGGGACTGGACTTATGGCCAGACACCAGAATACACAGTGGAGCGTAGTATTCGTTACCAAGCTGGAAAAATTACTACTTACATCAAGACAGAAAAATCTGTTATCGAATCAATTAAGATTTACGGTGACTTTTTTGGTATAGGAGATGTGTCAGATATTGAAAGTCTTCTTGTTGGTACTCGTTATGAGTACGTAGATGTCCTTTCCAAGCTTCAAGAGATTGATACGACCCACTATTTTTCACGCATGACAACAGAAGAGGTAGCCAAGGCTATCGTAGCTTAA
- a CDS encoding 6-phospho-beta-glucosidase produces MTETKVFPEGFLWGGATAANQCEGAYDVDGRGLANVDVVPIGPERFPIIAGKRKMFNFEDGYFYPAKESIDMYHHFKEDIALFGEMGFKTYRLSIAWSRIFPKGDELEPNEKGLQFYEDLFKECHKYGIEPLVTITHFDCPMHLIETYGGWRNREMLEFYERLCRTLFTRYKGLVTHWLTFNEINMILHAPFMGAGLYFEEGENVEQVKYQAAHHELVASAIATKLAHEIDPENKVGCMLAAGQYYPHTAHPRDYWEAMKEDRENYFFIDVQARGYYPNYAKKKWERAGIELEMTEEDLALLQEHTVDFISFSYYSSRVASGDPAVQEQTAGNIFASIKNPYLKASEWGWQIDPLGLRITLNAIWDRYQKPMFIVENGLGAVDTPDENGYVADDYRIDYLRQHIAAMRDAIVEDGVELMGYTTWGCIDLVSAGTGEMKKRYGFIYVDRDNEGKGSLKRSKKKSFDWYKKVIATNGAVID; encoded by the coding sequence ATGACAGAAACAAAAGTATTTCCAGAAGGATTTTTATGGGGTGGTGCAACAGCGGCCAACCAATGTGAAGGTGCCTATGATGTAGATGGGCGTGGTCTTGCCAATGTGGATGTAGTACCAATCGGTCCAGAACGTTTTCCAATTATTGCAGGAAAGCGAAAGATGTTCAACTTCGAGGATGGTTACTTTTATCCAGCTAAGGAGTCTATTGATATGTACCACCATTTCAAGGAAGATATTGCTCTCTTTGGTGAGATGGGTTTTAAAACATATCGTTTATCAATTGCTTGGTCACGGATTTTTCCGAAAGGAGATGAGTTAGAGCCAAATGAAAAAGGTCTTCAATTCTACGAAGACTTGTTCAAGGAATGCCATAAATATGGGATTGAGCCCTTGGTCACCATCACCCATTTTGATTGCCCTATGCACTTGATTGAGACTTACGGTGGCTGGCGTAACCGTGAGATGTTGGAATTTTACGAGCGTCTCTGTCGTACCCTCTTTACGCGCTACAAGGGGTTGGTAACACACTGGCTCACTTTCAATGAAATCAACATGATTCTCCATGCTCCATTTATGGGAGCAGGCCTCTATTTTGAAGAGGGTGAAAATGTAGAACAGGTCAAATATCAAGCAGCTCACCATGAACTTGTTGCGTCAGCAATTGCTACCAAATTGGCCCATGAGATTGACCCAGAAAATAAGGTTGGTTGTATGTTGGCAGCCGGTCAGTATTATCCACATACTGCCCATCCACGTGATTATTGGGAAGCAATGAAAGAAGACCGTGAAAATTATTTCTTTATAGATGTGCAGGCGCGTGGCTACTATCCAAACTATGCTAAGAAGAAATGGGAGCGTGCAGGTATTGAACTAGAGATGACAGAAGAAGACTTAGCTTTGCTCCAAGAACATACAGTTGACTTTATCTCCTTCTCTTACTATTCTAGTCGTGTTGCTTCTGGTGACCCCGCCGTCCAAGAACAGACAGCAGGGAACATCTTTGCTTCTATTAAAAATCCTTATTTAAAAGCATCAGAGTGGGGTTGGCAGATTGATCCGCTTGGTCTTCGCATTACCCTCAATGCTATTTGGGATCGATATCAAAAACCGATGTTTATCGTAGAAAATGGTCTTGGTGCTGTTGATACACCGGATGAAAATGGCTATGTAGCAGATGATTACCGCATTGATTACCTCCGTCAACACATTGCAGCCATGCGTGATGCCATTGTTGAGGACGGGGTAGAACTCATGGGCTATACCACCTGGGGTTGCATAGACTTGGTTTCTGCTGGAACTGGAGAGATGAAAAAGCGCTATGGCTTTATCTATGTTGATCGAGACAATGAAGGCAAGGGCAGTCTCAAACGTTCTAAGAAAAAATCCTTTGACTGGTATAAAAAAGTGATTGCTACAAATGGAGCAGTTATTGATTAG
- a CDS encoding histidine phosphatase family protein codes for MAKTIYLMRHGETLFNTQKRVQGWSDSPLTEKGIAQAQAVAQYFAERGIVFQSAYSSTQERATDTLKLVTNAPYKQLKELKEMNFGIFEAREEELLPKHRPGARSFENLLVPFGGEDIRAVGKRVKEAILSVAKLDSADPILMVSHGAAIWGLVQILEVPFPPGVFLSNCAICQLTVEVEKGQMIFEKLIDSAHDFKVYDF; via the coding sequence ATGGCAAAAACAATTTATTTAATGCGCCACGGTGAGACCTTATTCAATACACAGAAACGTGTTCAGGGTTGGTCAGATTCTCCCTTGACTGAAAAGGGAATTGCTCAAGCTCAAGCGGTTGCTCAGTATTTTGCTGAACGAGGGATTGTATTTCAGTCGGCTTACTCTTCAACTCAGGAACGGGCGACCGATACGCTAAAACTGGTAACAAATGCTCCCTACAAACAGCTTAAGGAGCTGAAAGAGATGAACTTTGGTATTTTTGAAGCACGAGAAGAAGAGCTTCTTCCAAAGCATCGTCCGGGAGCTCGTTCTTTTGAAAATCTCTTGGTACCGTTTGGTGGAGAGGATATTCGTGCGGTTGGAAAACGGGTCAAAGAAGCTATTCTATCGGTGGCAAAGCTTGATTCTGCTGATCCCATTCTCATGGTTAGTCACGGTGCTGCTATTTGGGGCTTAGTACAGATTTTGGAGGTACCATTTCCACCAGGAGTCTTCTTATCCAATTGTGCTATCTGTCAACTGACAGTGGAGGTAGAAAAAGGGCAAATGATATTTGAAAAATTGATTGATTCTGCCCATGACTTTAAGGTTTACGATTTCTAA
- a CDS encoding glycoside hydrolase family 1 protein translates to MTEKRFPKGFLWGGATAANQYEGGWNLGGRGPATSDTSRAVAPQERKTMGGEFTTPMTREHLDFALNDKEGLYPKRWGSDFYHRYKEDIALFAEMGFKTFRLSIAWSRIFPNGDEFEPNEEGLAFYDAVFDELNKYGIEPLVTLSHYEFPIHLVKEYGGWKNRKVIDFFVHYAETVFKRYRGKVKYWLTFNEINILGMTGYLSGGLLFEDGQLHLDEMYQAVHHQFIASSLATKAAHEIDPENKVGCMLARMEAYPATCHPDDILHAIQKDQSNLFYSDVQIRGQYPRYMKRFFKENNIQVQFESGDEAILKQYPVDFMSFSYYMTSVTRHPNNQTPEQKATAGNLILGEANPYLEASDWGWQIDPVGLRVTLNKLYDRYQVPLFIVENGLGALDTVEVDGSIHDQYRIDYLEKHVKQMYEAIEDGVELMGYTPWGCIDLVSASTSEMSKRYGFIYVDADDQGNGSFNRSRKDSFFWYKDVIASNGASILKD, encoded by the coding sequence ATGACAGAAAAACGATTTCCAAAAGGATTTCTTTGGGGTGGTGCAACGGCGGCCAACCAGTATGAAGGTGGTTGGAACCTAGGTGGTCGTGGTCCTGCAACATCTGATACTTCCCGAGCAGTAGCACCGCAAGAGCGTAAAACCATGGGAGGCGAATTTACAACTCCTATGACTCGTGAACATCTGGATTTTGCCTTAAATGATAAGGAAGGGCTTTATCCAAAACGATGGGGTTCTGATTTTTACCATCGCTATAAGGAAGATATTGCGCTCTTTGCAGAAATGGGCTTCAAAACCTTCCGTCTATCCATCGCCTGGTCACGTATTTTTCCAAATGGTGATGAATTTGAACCTAATGAAGAAGGATTAGCTTTCTATGATGCCGTCTTTGACGAACTCAATAAATACGGTATCGAACCCTTGGTTACTCTATCTCACTATGAATTTCCTATTCATCTAGTCAAAGAATATGGTGGTTGGAAAAATCGTAAGGTTATCGACTTCTTTGTTCACTATGCAGAGACGGTCTTTAAGCGTTACAGGGGGAAAGTCAAGTACTGGCTGACTTTCAATGAAATCAATATTCTTGGGATGACCGGTTACTTGTCTGGAGGGCTGCTATTTGAGGATGGACAATTACATTTGGATGAGATGTATCAAGCTGTTCATCATCAATTTATCGCTTCAAGTTTAGCAACAAAAGCGGCTCACGAAATTGACCCTGAAAACAAGGTTGGTTGCATGTTGGCACGTATGGAAGCTTATCCGGCCACCTGTCATCCTGATGACATCCTTCATGCTATTCAAAAGGATCAGAGTAATCTTTTTTATTCAGATGTTCAGATCCGTGGTCAGTATCCCCGCTATATGAAGCGCTTCTTCAAAGAAAATAATATTCAGGTGCAATTTGAATCGGGTGATGAAGCTATTTTGAAACAGTATCCTGTGGATTTTATGAGTTTTTCTTACTACATGACCTCTGTGACTCGTCACCCCAATAACCAGACTCCTGAGCAAAAAGCAACAGCAGGAAACTTGATACTAGGTGAAGCAAATCCTTATCTGGAAGCATCAGATTGGGGCTGGCAGATTGATCCAGTCGGACTACGTGTGACTCTAAACAAGTTATATGACCGTTACCAGGTTCCTCTTTTTATTGTGGAAAATGGTCTGGGGGCACTTGACACGGTTGAGGTGGACGGCTCTATTCATGACCAATATCGTATTGATTATCTTGAAAAACACGTCAAGCAAATGTACGAAGCTATCGAAGATGGCGTAGAACTCATGGGCTATACTCCTTGGGGCTGTATTGACCTTGTTTCTGCTTCAACCAGTGAAATGTCTAAGCGCTATGGTTTTATCTATGTAGATGCAGATGATCAAGGAAATGGTAGTTTCAACCGTTCTCGTAAGGACTCTTTTTTCTGGTACAAGGATGTTATTGCTAGCAACGGAGCAAGCATTTTAAAGGATTAG
- a CDS encoding VOC family protein gives MKIEHVAIYTQDLEGMRHFFETYFNATSNQLYHNQKTSFKSYFLIFADGARLEIMTRDDVVDKPSQLNHLGLIHLAFSLGSEEAVDELTERLVAAGYPLLSGPRVTGDGYYESCVLGFDGVQIELTV, from the coding sequence GTGAAAATAGAACATGTGGCTATCTATACACAGGATCTGGAAGGAATGCGGCATTTCTTTGAGACCTATTTTAATGCTACATCCAATCAGCTCTACCATAATCAGAAAACCAGTTTCAAATCCTATTTTCTAATCTTTGCAGACGGAGCTCGTCTGGAAATTATGACCAGGGATGACGTGGTGGACAAACCAAGCCAACTCAATCATCTCGGTCTTATTCATCTAGCCTTTAGTCTAGGAAGTGAGGAAGCTGTGGATGAATTGACAGAGCGACTTGTGGCAGCAGGTTACCCACTTCTCAGTGGCCCGCGAGTCACTGGAGATGGTTATTATGAGTCGTGCGTCTTGGGATTTGATGGCGTACAAATCGAATTAACAGTATAA
- a CDS encoding family 1 glycosylhydrolase, which yields MSKFPKNFLWGGAIAANQAEGAYNVDGRGLVQTDVTTGGSVSSPRYTTYIDKEGKPGKYASMGHMGGHLPEGAEYAILEDHYYPNHKAVDFYHRYKEDIKLFAEMGYSVFRLSISWARIFPNGDDAKPNQAGLDFYRSVFEECHKYGIEPLVSIWHFDTPLSLEMRYGGWTNRKLVDFYVRYAETIFKEYKGLVKYWITFNEINNTIMFLDMFGEAQDADYQEAYQHLHHQFIASAKAVKLGHEIDPSYQFGNMICGITFYPGTCDPADILENQHKWEQNIYYCSDVQAKGRYGTYATRLWSEHNVVVQMEEGDLELLAEGKVDMYTFSYYMSTIVTTHKVEDTVSGNFSMGAKNPYLTYSDWGWAQDPKGLQYYLEKIYDRYEIPVMIVENGLGALDTVEEDGSIHDQYRIDYHRAHIKAMAAAIANGVDLIAYTTWGCIDLVSAGTGEMRKRYGFIYVDMDDAGNGTLNRTPKDSFYWYKKVIASNGEDVE from the coding sequence ATGTCAAAATTTCCAAAGAATTTCCTCTGGGGTGGCGCCATCGCTGCCAACCAAGCCGAGGGTGCTTACAATGTAGATGGTCGAGGTCTTGTGCAGACAGATGTAACAACAGGTGGTAGCGTATCTAGTCCACGTTATACAACCTATATTGACAAGGAAGGCAAGCCGGGTAAATATGCTTCAATGGGGCACATGGGGGGACATTTACCGGAAGGTGCAGAGTATGCGATTTTGGAAGATCATTATTATCCCAATCATAAGGCGGTTGATTTTTATCATCGCTATAAGGAAGACATCAAGCTATTTGCAGAGATGGGCTACTCTGTCTTTCGTTTGTCCATTTCTTGGGCTAGGATTTTTCCAAACGGTGATGATGCAAAACCCAACCAGGCAGGGCTTGATTTTTATCGTTCAGTCTTTGAAGAATGTCACAAGTACGGTATTGAACCACTTGTTTCTATCTGGCATTTTGATACACCACTCTCTTTAGAAATGCGTTACGGAGGCTGGACCAACCGAAAACTGGTAGATTTCTATGTGCGTTATGCAGAGACGATTTTTAAAGAGTATAAAGGTTTGGTCAAATACTGGATTACCTTCAATGAAATCAATAATACCATCATGTTTCTGGATATGTTCGGGGAAGCTCAGGATGCAGATTATCAAGAAGCTTACCAGCATTTACATCACCAGTTTATAGCCTCGGCTAAGGCAGTAAAGTTGGGACATGAGATTGATCCAAGCTATCAATTTGGGAATATGATCTGCGGTATCACCTTCTATCCAGGAACTTGTGATCCAGCTGACATCTTGGAAAATCAGCACAAGTGGGAGCAAAATATCTATTATTGTAGTGATGTTCAAGCCAAAGGCCGCTATGGAACCTACGCTACTCGTCTCTGGAGTGAGCACAATGTAGTCGTCCAAATGGAGGAAGGGGACCTAGAACTTCTTGCAGAAGGTAAGGTAGACATGTATACCTTCTCCTACTATATGTCAACGATTGTGACGACCCATAAAGTAGAAGATACGGTATCCGGTAATTTTTCGATGGGAGCAAAAAATCCTTACTTGACTTACTCAGATTGGGGTTGGGCTCAGGATCCGAAAGGTCTCCAGTATTATCTTGAGAAAATCTATGATCGCTATGAAATTCCAGTCATGATTGTGGAAAATGGCCTAGGAGCTTTGGACACAGTTGAAGAGGATGGTTCTATCCATGACCAATATCGAATCGACTATCATCGTGCTCATATCAAGGCTATGGCAGCCGCTATTGCTAACGGTGTGGACTTGATTGCCTACACTACATGGGGCTGTATCGACCTAGTGTCAGCAGGAACAGGTGAAATGCGGAAACGCTACGGCTTTATCTACGTGGATATGGATGATGCTGGAAATGGTACACTTAATCGAACACCAAAAGATTCATTCTACTGGTACAAGAAAGTCATTGCAAGCAATGGTGAGGATGTGGAATAG
- a CDS encoding AraC family transcriptional regulator — MQNYLSDQEFKHAINYDSQLLPYKFYHTSVIDGLPDVLFHWHNEFEINYVYGGSARYHIDYDYFNSQAGDIILVRPNAPHSIHPIEGRGHETATFLFHLDMLGTSQSDKTNMLYFQPLQTDIFKCKPRIQPHQPGYRDIKYCLISIFELVKHQPPYFELPLKSRLFDLFYLLYRHHYIIRKNTDDMYRKNEKLRELIEYIQQHYDEPLHIGQLAEMMGYSKTHFMAVFKQQTGTSCLEFIIQVRLRAATELLNNSLKPVVEIANQVGFNNLSNFNRQFKHYYHTTPSNYRKQLRKNRVYSQVNPIDK, encoded by the coding sequence ATGCAAAATTATTTGAGCGATCAAGAATTTAAACATGCCATCAATTATGATAGCCAACTTTTGCCCTATAAGTTCTACCATACTAGTGTTATAGACGGTCTGCCAGATGTTCTATTTCATTGGCACAATGAATTTGAAATCAACTATGTTTATGGTGGAAGTGCTCGCTATCATATTGATTATGATTATTTTAATAGTCAGGCTGGAGATATTATCCTAGTTCGTCCAAATGCTCCTCATTCTATCCATCCTATAGAGGGACGCGGTCATGAAACAGCTACTTTCTTGTTTCATCTGGATATGCTGGGTACCTCGCAATCAGACAAAACAAACATGCTCTACTTCCAACCCTTACAAACGGATATTTTTAAATGCAAGCCTCGCATCCAACCTCATCAACCAGGCTACAGAGATATCAAATACTGCCTGATTTCTATTTTTGAGTTAGTTAAACATCAGCCACCCTATTTTGAACTACCCCTTAAGAGTAGATTGTTTGATCTCTTTTATCTGCTCTATCGCCATCATTACATTATTCGGAAAAATACCGATGATATGTATCGCAAGAATGAGAAACTACGAGAATTGATTGAGTACATCCAACAACATTATGACGAACCGTTACACATTGGGCAACTAGCGGAAATGATGGGCTACAGTAAAACTCATTTTATGGCTGTTTTCAAGCAACAGACAGGCACTTCTTGTTTGGAGTTTATCATTCAGGTTCGACTGCGAGCTGCAACAGAATTGCTGAACAATAGTCTCAAGCCAGTGGTCGAGATAGCCAATCAAGTTGGCTTTAACAATCTATCTAACTTCAACCGACAATTCAAACATTACTACCATACAACACCTAGCAACTACCGCAAGCAATTACGAAAAAATAGGGTTTATAGCCAAGTAAATCCAATTGATAAATAA
- a CDS encoding putative quinol monooxygenase translates to MITMHLYYTGSEGNARAFAMEMESSGIADRIRQQVGNSRYQYFSPLDDPTSILLVDSWDNQAALDSHHASDMMQEIMKLREKYGLTVRAERYLSDQEGIPESDKKYHTE, encoded by the coding sequence ATGATTACCATGCACCTTTACTATACTGGTTCTGAAGGAAATGCGCGTGCCTTTGCCATGGAAATGGAAAGTTCTGGCATTGCAGACAGAATTCGCCAACAAGTTGGCAATAGCCGCTACCAATACTTTTCGCCCCTTGATGATCCCACGAGTATCTTGCTAGTTGACAGTTGGGATAATCAGGCAGCTCTTGACAGCCATCATGCTTCAGATATGATGCAAGAGATTATGAAGTTAAGAGAAAAGTATGGCCTGACCGTGCGCGCTGAACGGTACCTGTCTGATCAGGAAGGCATTCCCGAAAGTGACAAAAAATATCATACTGAGTAA
- a CDS encoding carboxylesterase family protein, translated as MKRKLLRWLSLCLLLFLVACDQTDKERVTRFKNDTTQTITSGKIKGNQDKENGVLEWLGLPYAAAPVGDLRWKEPQPVESWNGTFDATVAGEKFIQFSNGEVVGSETALNLDVVRPDSTAVNLPVVVFLHGGNNQTGHAQEIRGNTFVKDMNAIYVSVNYRLGALGFNPLVALKTGTDLENSGNYSLLDIAAALDWVQENIEVFGGDKNNVTLTGFSAGGRDVMATLISPLFKGKYHKAISYSGGMTLADEATSQEVFAKALAPLVVEDGKKADEVAAKDWLLSSDQEVQDYLYSLSAARLAPLMGNAGIRMSVFPHLFKDGTVIPKEGFDTKTYNDVPLLLVTGTSEFSLFSAFDKRFSASFSDGSLFKDEEKRKEFTYTETYGSQLYRLSNTMESARVMKGRYRSPIYIGQISYGDNATITPTTAAFLGAFHGVFEPLLQKPSNYTRFIEKDFESEGAQALSADFKTYLKFFVANGDPNGGNLEKWPVWTASGQEVLSMDADTKKAIIKPSSDKETAEDILKKMDADMTLPNEVKDELNKTVLNGRWFSSVIDEKYKE; from the coding sequence ATGAAAAGGAAACTATTAAGATGGCTCAGTTTGTGTTTGCTACTATTTTTGGTAGCTTGTGATCAAACTGACAAAGAAAGGGTAACTCGATTTAAAAATGATACAACTCAGACGATTACTAGCGGGAAAATAAAGGGAAATCAAGACAAGGAAAATGGTGTTTTGGAATGGTTGGGTCTTCCCTATGCAGCAGCACCGGTTGGTGATTTAAGATGGAAAGAACCTCAACCTGTTGAAAGCTGGAATGGTACTTTCGATGCGACGGTAGCAGGCGAGAAGTTCATCCAATTTAGCAATGGAGAGGTCGTTGGTTCAGAGACTGCTCTCAATTTGGATGTGGTTAGACCGGATTCGACAGCAGTCAACTTACCAGTTGTTGTTTTCCTGCATGGGGGTAATAACCAAACTGGCCACGCTCAGGAAATTAGAGGTAATACATTTGTCAAGGATATGAATGCTATCTACGTTTCTGTCAACTATCGCTTGGGTGCTCTTGGTTTCAATCCCTTAGTGGCTTTGAAGACTGGAACAGACTTGGAGAACTCTGGCAATTACAGCCTTCTAGATATTGCAGCAGCTTTGGATTGGGTGCAGGAAAATATTGAAGTTTTTGGAGGTGACAAGAATAATGTCACCTTGACAGGCTTTTCAGCCGGTGGGCGTGATGTTATGGCAACCCTTATTTCTCCACTGTTTAAAGGAAAATATCACAAGGCAATTTCTTACAGCGGGGGTATGACATTGGCAGATGAAGCCACTAGTCAGGAAGTTTTTGCGAAAGCCTTAGCACCGTTGGTAGTTGAGGATGGTAAAAAAGCAGATGAAGTTGCGGCAAAGGATTGGCTGTTGAGCAGTGATCAAGAAGTTCAAGATTATCTCTACAGCCTTTCGGCAGCTCGTTTGGCACCATTGATGGGGAACGCAGGTATCCGTATGTCAGTATTCCCTCATTTATTTAAAGATGGCACAGTCATTCCCAAAGAGGGGTTTGACACCAAAACTTATAATGATGTTCCCTTGCTTCTTGTGACTGGAACCAGTGAATTTTCACTCTTTTCTGCTTTTGATAAGCGCTTTTCCGCTTCTTTTTCTGATGGTAGTCTCTTCAAAGATGAGGAAAAGAGGAAGGAATTTACCTATACGGAGACCTATGGAAGCCAGCTTTATCGGCTTTCAAATACTATGGAAAGCGCTCGTGTTATGAAGGGAAGATACCGGTCTCCCATCTACATCGGTCAGATTTCTTATGGAGATAATGCAACAATAACTCCAACAACAGCAGCTTTTCTTGGAGCCTTCCATGGCGTCTTTGAGCCTCTGTTACAAAAACCATCCAACTATACCCGTTTTATTGAAAAAGACTTTGAGTCAGAGGGAGCACAAGCACTCAGTGCTGATTTTAAGACTTATCTCAAATTCTTCGTTGCAAATGGTGATCCTAATGGTGGAAATTTGGAGAAATGGCCTGTTTGGACAGCTTCCGGTCAAGAAGTTCTGAGTATGGATGCAGATACTAAAAAAGCTATCATAAAACCATCTAGCGATAAGGAAACTGCTGAAGATATTTTGAAGAAGATGGATGCTGATATGACTCTACCAAACGAAGTGAAGGATGAGCTTAACAAGACAGTCCTTAATGGCCGTTGGTTTAGTTCGGTCATTGATGAGAAATATAAGGAATAA